In a single window of the Heliomicrobium undosum genome:
- the nusA gene encoding transcription termination factor NusA, translating to MNVEFLTALKDLEREKGISKEILIEAIEAALISAYKKNFGSLQNVRVHIDRSTGEFKVYSRKMIVEEFTDPRVEVLLADAQRIDPNYQVNDVIESEVTPREFGRIAAQTAKQVVVQRIREAERGMIYEEFSNREGDIVTGIVQRTENKNVFVDLGKVEALLAPSEQMNGETYRHNDRIKAYIVEVKKTTKGPQVLISRTHPGLLKRLFELEVPEIHDGTVELKAASREAGARSKIAVYSKDENVDPVGACVGPKGMRVQAVVNELKGEKIDIVKWNPDPAKFVANALSPAKVVSVDIIEEDKVARVVVPDYQLSLAIGKEGQNARLAAKLTGWKIDIKSESQAKTAKAAFVDYDEDYDAEYEDFDEQAGENYDEAYDDAYDEEYDEAYDDNYEGYEEYPDEYEEGYEEEADDAKIPQDPPELTIDKKPGAPTPGGKK from the coding sequence ATGAATGTCGAATTTTTGACTGCCCTCAAAGATTTGGAGCGGGAGAAGGGGATATCGAAAGAGATATTGATCGAAGCCATTGAGGCTGCACTTATCTCCGCATATAAGAAAAACTTCGGCTCCTTGCAGAACGTTCGCGTCCATATCGACCGGTCGACGGGCGAATTCAAGGTCTACTCACGCAAGATGATCGTAGAGGAGTTCACCGATCCTCGCGTCGAGGTTTTACTGGCAGACGCGCAAAGGATCGACCCCAATTATCAGGTCAACGATGTGATTGAGTCAGAGGTCACTCCTCGGGAATTCGGACGCATCGCCGCCCAGACAGCCAAACAGGTGGTGGTCCAACGGATCCGGGAAGCGGAACGCGGCATGATTTACGAGGAATTCTCCAATCGCGAGGGCGATATTGTCACCGGGATCGTGCAACGAACAGAGAATAAAAACGTATTTGTTGATCTAGGCAAAGTCGAAGCGCTCTTGGCGCCATCGGAACAGATGAACGGCGAAACATACCGGCATAATGATCGGATCAAGGCGTACATCGTGGAAGTGAAAAAGACAACAAAGGGCCCGCAGGTCTTGATATCCCGGACCCATCCCGGACTGTTGAAACGGCTTTTCGAATTGGAAGTGCCCGAGATCCATGACGGCACGGTCGAGTTAAAAGCCGCGTCCCGGGAAGCTGGCGCCCGTTCCAAGATCGCTGTCTATTCCAAAGATGAAAATGTCGACCCTGTTGGCGCTTGTGTGGGTCCGAAAGGAATGCGGGTGCAAGCTGTCGTCAATGAACTCAAGGGCGAAAAAATCGATATCGTCAAGTGGAATCCCGACCCGGCCAAGTTTGTGGCCAACGCCCTCAGCCCGGCCAAAGTGGTCTCTGTAGACATCATCGAAGAAGACAAGGTGGCCCGCGTCGTCGTGCCTGACTATCAACTGTCCCTGGCGATCGGGAAGGAAGGGCAAAACGCCCGCTTGGCCGCCAAACTGACAGGCTGGAAAATCGATATCAAGAGTGAAAGCCAAGCCAAAACGGCAAAGGCAGCCTTCGTCGATTATGATGAAGACTATGATGCCGAATACGAGGACTTTGATGAACAGGCTGGCGAGAATTACGACGAAGCATACGATGATGCCTATGACGAAGAGTATGACGAGGCCTACGATGACAACTACGAGGGCTACGAGGAATACCCGGACGAATACGAAGAGGGTTATGAAGAAGAGGCTGACGATGCAAAAATTCCTCAGGATCCTCCTGAGTTGACCATTGATAAAAAGCCAGGCGCCCCTACCCCTGGAGGGAAAAAATGA
- a CDS encoding ribosome maturation factor RimP — protein MSGKVRLEDRVTAWATPIVEELGLELVDVEWVKEGGNWYLRIFIDKESGIEMEDCQEVSRRIDEILDREDPVAHGYSLEVSSPGIDRPLKSDRDYERFQGETVRITTFAPVNGAKEHLGELAGKNETSILIMQNDEEMAIPLTQVSSVRLYPGF, from the coding sequence ATGTCCGGCAAGGTGCGTTTAGAAGACCGTGTAACCGCCTGGGCGACACCGATTGTAGAAGAACTCGGATTGGAACTGGTCGATGTCGAGTGGGTGAAGGAAGGAGGGAACTGGTACTTACGCATCTTTATCGATAAGGAGTCCGGCATCGAGATGGAGGACTGCCAGGAAGTCAGTCGGCGCATCGACGAGATCCTTGACCGGGAGGATCCCGTAGCCCATGGCTATTCGCTAGAGGTGTCTTCACCCGGGATCGATAGACCGTTGAAGTCGGACCGGGATTACGAGCGGTTTCAGGGAGAGACCGTCCGCATCACCACCTTTGCTCCGGTGAACGGCGCCAAGGAACATCTGGGCGAATTGGCCGGCAAAAACGAAACTTCTATCTTGATAATGCAAAATGACGAGGAGATGGCAATCCCGCTGACGCAGGTATCCTCTGTTCGTTTATATCCTGGCTTTTAA
- the rnpM gene encoding RNase P modulator RnpM — protein sequence MNRVRKIPQRMCVGCGEMRDKKALIRVVRTPEGAILLDPTGKKSGRGAYVCSNTECLTKAIKAKRMEKALRQPISPEVVETLKAQMGEV from the coding sequence ATGAATCGCGTTCGTAAAATACCCCAACGGATGTGTGTTGGCTGCGGGGAGATGAGAGACAAGAAAGCGTTGATTCGCGTCGTCCGAACCCCTGAAGGTGCGATTCTTCTCGATCCGACTGGAAAAAAGTCGGGCCGGGGCGCCTATGTTTGTTCAAATACAGAATGCTTGACAAAGGCGATTAAGGCGAAGCGGATGGAAAAAGCGCTGCGCCAGCCCATATCGCCGGAGGTCGTGGAAACCCTGAAAGCGCAAATGGGAGAGGTTTGA
- a CDS encoding L7Ae/L30e/S12e/Gadd45 family ribosomal protein has translation MVTDKVHGLLGLARRAGKIAAGDSAVEANLKKQKVFLLLFTEDASAGVVQKYSHWCGDLGIPTATYGQKETIGQAIGLSPRTLVAVLDEGFAGAIHKALHETTAESSQISRR, from the coding sequence ATGGTTACGGACAAGGTCCATGGATTGCTCGGTCTCGCTCGCCGGGCCGGAAAAATCGCCGCTGGAGACAGCGCGGTGGAAGCCAACCTGAAAAAGCAAAAGGTCTTCCTCCTGCTCTTCACGGAAGACGCCTCCGCTGGTGTCGTCCAGAAGTACAGTCACTGGTGTGGGGACCTGGGGATTCCGACGGCCACCTATGGTCAGAAAGAGACGATAGGCCAGGCAATCGGTCTTTCGCCTCGGACGTTGGTTGCCGTTCTCGATGAGGGTTTTGCCGGGGCAATTCATAAGGCGTTACACGAAACCACAGCCGAATCCAGCCAAATATCGCGGAGGTGA